A single genomic interval of Musa acuminata AAA Group cultivar baxijiao chromosome BXJ3-4, Cavendish_Baxijiao_AAA, whole genome shotgun sequence harbors:
- the LOC135636846 gene encoding uncharacterized protein LOC135636846, whose translation MVYGQDPSEALLQAVRDALSPLESAVLRAARDLESQWLNSRGECKNAEPPTSCHGLAKPKLRQAVAVSVVASEDRKKGPIKSFLGALFPNCSRGDGVRGRTGNSSKKGRGEDDKDKSRVNCSPFAATWSLVLNSFLQACPRPLKSVRKCFGNQCREDDSLSEPRRGKTARRGSYKVAYWDKTDKSASVDGETLSLELIFCFALDSLVQNLQMLNLSHQRSSAKKYDQPGASDSSWPPQFDHLKTIEGLINGKKADFDGVLSNLGFARVGGAPASFVGATSSVNTEGASHANCDDKEEPMSRSPQKVASGLLNIPLSNVERLKSTLSTVSLAELVEFMPHLGRSSADYPDKKKLFSVQDFFRYTEAEGRRFFEELDRDGDGQVNLEDFEIAMRKRKLPRRYAKDLLQRTRSNLFSKSIGWKQFLSLMEQKEPKILRAYTTLCLSKSGTLQKNQILTSLRSAGLPASEDNAIAMMRYLNVDSEGSISYSHFRNFMLLLPSERLEDDPRNIWFEAATVVSVPPPVEISTGSVLKSALAGGLASALSTSVLYPVDTMKTRVQASTLSFPELVAKLPEIGFRGLYRGSIPAILGQFSSHGLRTGIFEASKLVLINVAPTLQELQVQSMASFCSTILGTAVRIPCEVLKQRLQAGIFDNVGEAIVGTLHQDGLRGFFRGTGATLCREVPFYVAGMCLYAEAKKAAQNILNRDLKPWETVAVGALSGGLAAVVTTPFDVMKTRMMTAPQGLPVSMSMVAFSILGQEGPLGLFKGAVPRFFWIAPLGAMNFAGYELAKKAMVKTEPISG comes from the exons ATGGTCTACGGCCAGGATCCGTCGGAAGCACTACTCCAGGCCGTCCGGGACGCACTCTCCCCGCTGGAGTCGGCGGTCCTGCGCGCCGCCAGGGATCTGGAGTCCCAGTGGCTGAATTCGAGGGGCGAGTGCAAGAATGCGGAGCCCCCGACGAGCTGCCATGGATTGGCGAAACCGAAGTTGAGACAAGCTGTGGCTGTGTCCGTCGTGGCTTCTGAGGATAGGAAAAAGGGCCCCATTAAGTCCTTTCTTGGTGCTTTGTTTCCGAATTGTTCCCGCGGGGATGGCGTCCGTGGTCGGACAGGGAATTCATCcaagaaaggaagaggagaagacgaTAAGGATAAATCTCGCGTGAATTGCTCGCCCTTTGCGGCTACTTGGTCACTTGTTCTTAACAGCTTTCTTCAGGCGTGTCCGCGACCACTTAAATCAGTTAGGAAGTGTTTCGGGAATCAATGTCGAGAGGATGACTCCCTCTCTGAGCCTCGTCGTGGTAAAACTGCAAGGAGAGGATCATACAAGGTCGCTTATTGGGATAAAACCGATAAATCAGCTTCAGTTGACGGAGAAACGTTGTCACTTGAGTTAATTTTTTGCTTTGCATTGGACAGTTTAGTTCAGAATCTTCAGATGTTAAATTTGAGTCACCAGAGGAGCAGCGCTAAGAAATATGATCAGCCAGGGGCTTCTGATTCTTCCTGGCCTCCACAGTTTGATCACTTGAAGACAATCGAGGGGTTAATTAATGGAAAGAAAGCAGATTTTGATGGAGTTCTTTCAAATTTGGGTTTTGCAAGGGTTGGAGGGGCTCCAGCTAGCTTTGTGGGAGCCACTTCATCTGTGAATACTGAGGGTGCGAGTCATGCCAATTGTGATGATAAAGAAGAGCCTATGAGTAGATCACCGCAGAAGGTTGCCAGTGGGTTGCTGAACATTCCATTGTCAAATGTCGAACGCTTGAAATCAACACTCTCCACTGTTTCTTTGGCTGAGTTGGTTGAGTTCATGCCTCATTTAGGGAGGTCCTCGGCTGACTATCCTGACAAGAAGAAGTTGTTCTCAGTTCAAGACTTTTTCCGTTACACTGAGGCAGAAG GAAGGCGGTTTTTTGAGGAGTTGGATAGAGATGGTGATGGCCAAGTTAACCTCGAAGACTTTGAAATTGCAATGAGAAAGAGAAAATTGCCAAGGAGGTATGCCAAAGATCTTTTGCAGCGTACTAGAAGCAACTTGTTTTCAAAATCAATTGGATGGAAACAATTCTTGTCCTTGATGGAGCAGAAGGAGCCAAAAATTCTTCGAGCTTACACAACCCTTTGTCTTAGCAAGTCTGGAACCCTTCAAAAAAATCAGATTTTGACATCATTAAGGAGTGCAGGACTTCCTGCCAGTGAAGATAATGCCATTGCTATGATGCGTTATCTCAATGTAGACAGTGAGGGATCAATTTCGTACAGTCATTTCCGCAACTTCATGCTTTTGCTTCCATCGGAGAGACTTGAAGATGATCCTCG GAACATCTGGTTTGAGGCAGCTACAGTGGTATCTGTTCCCCCACCAGTGGAGATATCCACTGGGAGTGTTTTAAAGTCAGCTTTGGCGGGAGGTCTTGCAAGTGCACTTTCTACTTCTGTGTTGTATCCTGTCGATACAATGAAG ACACGTGTACAAGCATCAACCCTTTCATTTCCAGAGCTTGTTGCGAAGCTACCAGAAATTGGGTTTCGTGGATTATACAGGGGTTCTATTCCAGCAATCCTTGGGCAGTTTTCAAG CCATGGATTGAGAACTGGTATTTTTGAGGCAAGCAAGCTTGTGCTGATTAATGTTGCACCAACACTCCAAGAGCTTCAG GTGCAATCTATGGCATCCTTTTGCAGCACGATCTTGGGAACAGCAGTTCGAATCCCTTGTGAGGTTTTGAAGCAGCGACTACAGGCAGGCATCTTTGACAATGTAGGAGAGGCAATTGTAGGTACTCTACATCAAGATGGCTTGAGAGGTTTCTTTCGCGGGACCGGTGCCACACTTTGCCGTGAAGTCCCTTTTTATGTTGCTGGAATGTGTCTATATGCAGAAGCCAAAAAG GCTGCACAGAACATTCTCAATCGAGATCTGAAACCTTGGGAGACTGTTGCGGTGGGGGCTCTTTCAGGTGGGCTTGCTGCGGTTGTCACTACTCCGTTTGATGTGATGAAGACGAGAATGATGACTGCACCCCAGGGCTTGCCGGTATCGATGTCAATGGTGGCTTTCTCGATTCTTGGACAAGAGGGCCCTTTGGGGCTTTTCAAGGGAGCTGTTCCCAGGTTCTTCTGGATAGCACCTCTGGGTGCCATGAATTTTGCTGGATACGAGCTAGCGAAGAAGGCAATGGTCAAGACAGAACCCATCTCCGGGTAA